One window from the genome of Cyclobacterium amurskyense encodes:
- a CDS encoding DUF1552 domain-containing protein, with amino-acid sequence MNKKWQISRRKLLKGVGAAIALPIMEAMASPLNIKKFGNDGFPIRSTFMFMPNGVHPDRWTPKGIGRNYSISPTLEPLAHLKDDILVLGQLWNKHSLFQGSDGHYAKTANLLTCLPIQKTVGDNINSGGISIDQLIANHYKNETLFPSLEYGLDRIQTGVDINVGFTRLYASSISWKNALTPLSKEIDPRMAFDRLFRTFIPGNNKIENPHKSSILDAVLMDAKSLKNNLGRSDQDKLEEYLESIRSIEKRINNQDSIKDFASNITPDIKRELIRVNQDIEEYAEVYSGVDVTEKTRLMFDIIALAMWSDASRVATFMFGNSVSNRNFSFLEGVNGAHHSLSHHMNHQKNLEQYDRITKWHLEQYAYFLDKLKSIKEGNGTLLDNSLVMFASGLRDGNRHSPFDLPIIVGGHGGNKIKSGQNLIYPKNTPLSNLYTSWMQTIGIEQTQFADSTGTLDGIIA; translated from the coding sequence ATGAATAAGAAGTGGCAAATATCAAGGAGGAAATTATTGAAAGGGGTAGGCGCTGCCATTGCACTACCTATCATGGAGGCTATGGCCTCACCGCTAAATATTAAAAAATTTGGCAATGATGGGTTTCCTATTAGGTCCACTTTCATGTTTATGCCCAATGGTGTTCACCCCGATAGATGGACTCCTAAAGGAATAGGGAGAAACTATTCGATCTCTCCTACCCTAGAACCATTAGCACATCTGAAAGACGACATTTTGGTTCTAGGTCAGCTATGGAATAAACATTCATTATTTCAAGGATCTGATGGACACTATGCCAAAACTGCCAACCTACTGACTTGCCTCCCAATTCAAAAAACAGTTGGAGACAATATTAATAGTGGGGGTATTTCAATAGATCAACTTATTGCTAACCACTATAAAAACGAAACTCTTTTTCCTTCATTAGAATATGGCTTGGATCGTATACAGACTGGGGTTGACATCAATGTAGGATTCACCAGATTGTATGCAAGTAGTATTTCCTGGAAAAATGCCCTGACCCCTCTTTCAAAGGAAATCGACCCTAGAATGGCCTTTGACCGGCTGTTTAGAACTTTTATACCTGGGAATAATAAAATAGAAAACCCACACAAAAGCAGCATCCTAGATGCTGTACTAATGGATGCTAAATCCCTTAAAAACAATTTAGGCCGATCTGATCAAGATAAATTGGAAGAATACTTGGAATCTATCCGGTCCATTGAAAAAAGGATCAATAACCAAGATAGTATCAAGGATTTCGCAAGCAATATTACTCCTGACATCAAACGAGAATTGATTAGGGTAAACCAAGACATTGAAGAATATGCTGAAGTGTACAGCGGTGTTGATGTTACAGAAAAAACCCGCTTGATGTTTGATATCATCGCCTTAGCTATGTGGAGTGATGCAAGTAGAGTAGCCACCTTTATGTTTGGCAACTCGGTAAGCAACAGAAACTTTTCCTTCCTTGAGGGAGTAAACGGTGCACATCATTCGCTTTCTCATCACATGAATCACCAAAAGAACTTGGAACAATATGATCGGATTACGAAATGGCACCTTGAGCAATATGCCTACTTTTTAGACAAGCTAAAATCCATCAAAGAAGGCAACGGTACTTTACTGGATAATTCCTTAGTAATGTTTGCTTCTGGCTTAAGAGACGGTAACAGGCATTCTCCATTTGATCTTCCTATTATCGTCGGGGGACATGGGGGTAATAAAATAAAATCAGGTCAAAACCTTATTTATCCTAAAAACACTCCTTTGTCCAATCTTTATACTTCTTGGATGCAAACTATAGGTATTGAACAAACACAATTTGCAGACAGTACTGGCACCCTTGACGGAATTATAGCTTAG